Proteins encoded together in one Impatiens glandulifera chromosome 1, dImpGla2.1, whole genome shotgun sequence window:
- the LOC124920625 gene encoding probable hydroxyacylglutathione hydrolase 2, chloroplastic isoform X1, which produces MAGSFPLSGIRRRRGFCVLPGMRQLCLRKNLLYGFVRFLSLPIKTLRGVTRTFGANHFCSVIKLSSTLEIELIPCLRDNYAYLLHDVHTGTVGVVDPSEAVPVIDALTKKNRNLNYILNTHHHHDHTGGNLELKEFYGAKVIGSGKDTDRIPGIDIVVNEGDRWMFAGHEVLVFETPGHTRGHISFYFPRSRAVFTGDTLFSLSCGKLFEGTPEEMVSSLRKILALPDDTNIYCGHEYTLSNAKFALSIEPKNEALRSYAAHVTQLRNKGLPTVPFTLKKEKLCNPFLRTSSAEIRQSLKIPATSSEEEALGAIRQAKDSF; this is translated from the exons ATGGCCGGATCCTTCCCTCTTTCCGGA ataagGAGGAGGAGGGGGTTTTGTGTTTTGCCGGGTATGAGACAGCTTTGCCTTAGAAAGAATTTGTTGTATGGATTTGTCCGCTTCTTGTCACTACCTATTAAAACATTAAGAGGTGTTACTCGTACATTTGGAGCTAACCATTTCTGCAGTGTCATTAAATTGTCATCTACCTTGGAGATTGAATTG atTCCTTGTCTAAGGGATAACTATGCATATCTTCTACATGATGTGCACACTGGCACAGTTGGAGTTGTTGATCCTTCTGAAGCAGTTCCTGTAATAGATGCTCTCACTAAGAAAAATCGAAATTTGAATTACATACTCAacactcatcatcatcatgatcatACTGGCGGCAACTTGGAGTTGAAAGAGTTTTATGGAGCCAAG GTAATTGGATCAGGTAAAGACACTGATAGGATTCCTGGCATTGACATTGTAGTGAATGAAGGGGATAGATGGATGTTTGCAGGTCATGAAGTATTGGTTTTCGAAACACCTGGTCATACACGag GTCATATCAGTTTCTATTTTCCTAGATCGCGAGCTGTTTTCACAGGAGACACTCTATTTAGCTTATCATGTGGTAAACTCTTTGAAGGGACACCAGAAGAG ATGGTTTCTTCGTTAAGAAAGATATTGGCTCTACCTGATGATACAAACATATACTGCGGTCACGAGTACACTTTG AGTAATGCGAAGTTTGCATTGTCGATTGAACCAAAGAATGAAGCTCTTAGGTCGTATGCTGCTCATGTCACCCAACTCCGTAACAAGGGATTGCCTACG GTTCCATTTACGCTAAAGAAGGAGAAGTTGTGTAATCCGTTCCTACGGACTTCAAGTGCGGAAATCCGACAGTCTTTAAAGATTCCGGCGACCTCTAGTGAGGAGGAAGCATTGGGAGCAATCCGACAAGCAAAGGATAGCTTTTAG
- the LOC124920625 gene encoding probable hydroxyacylglutathione hydrolase 2, chloroplastic isoform X2, with protein sequence MTKIRRRRGFCVLPGMRQLCLRKNLLYGFVRFLSLPIKTLRGVTRTFGANHFCSVIKLSSTLEIELIPCLRDNYAYLLHDVHTGTVGVVDPSEAVPVIDALTKKNRNLNYILNTHHHHDHTGGNLELKEFYGAKVIGSGKDTDRIPGIDIVVNEGDRWMFAGHEVLVFETPGHTRGHISFYFPRSRAVFTGDTLFSLSCGKLFEGTPEEMVSSLRKILALPDDTNIYCGHEYTLSNAKFALSIEPKNEALRSYAAHVTQLRNKGLPTVPFTLKKEKLCNPFLRTSSAEIRQSLKIPATSSEEEALGAIRQAKDSF encoded by the exons ATGACCAAG ataagGAGGAGGAGGGGGTTTTGTGTTTTGCCGGGTATGAGACAGCTTTGCCTTAGAAAGAATTTGTTGTATGGATTTGTCCGCTTCTTGTCACTACCTATTAAAACATTAAGAGGTGTTACTCGTACATTTGGAGCTAACCATTTCTGCAGTGTCATTAAATTGTCATCTACCTTGGAGATTGAATTG atTCCTTGTCTAAGGGATAACTATGCATATCTTCTACATGATGTGCACACTGGCACAGTTGGAGTTGTTGATCCTTCTGAAGCAGTTCCTGTAATAGATGCTCTCACTAAGAAAAATCGAAATTTGAATTACATACTCAacactcatcatcatcatgatcatACTGGCGGCAACTTGGAGTTGAAAGAGTTTTATGGAGCCAAG GTAATTGGATCAGGTAAAGACACTGATAGGATTCCTGGCATTGACATTGTAGTGAATGAAGGGGATAGATGGATGTTTGCAGGTCATGAAGTATTGGTTTTCGAAACACCTGGTCATACACGag GTCATATCAGTTTCTATTTTCCTAGATCGCGAGCTGTTTTCACAGGAGACACTCTATTTAGCTTATCATGTGGTAAACTCTTTGAAGGGACACCAGAAGAG ATGGTTTCTTCGTTAAGAAAGATATTGGCTCTACCTGATGATACAAACATATACTGCGGTCACGAGTACACTTTG AGTAATGCGAAGTTTGCATTGTCGATTGAACCAAAGAATGAAGCTCTTAGGTCGTATGCTGCTCATGTCACCCAACTCCGTAACAAGGGATTGCCTACG GTTCCATTTACGCTAAAGAAGGAGAAGTTGTGTAATCCGTTCCTACGGACTTCAAGTGCGGAAATCCGACAGTCTTTAAAGATTCCGGCGACCTCTAGTGAGGAGGAAGCATTGGGAGCAATCCGACAAGCAAAGGATAGCTTTTAG
- the LOC124921390 gene encoding probable transcription factor PosF21, producing the protein MENDTFLNHGGLPPSGVRHSVSSSTSTSIGNVKPEPSGFPPGACSDSSSSGFGFGRFIHDDISRMSDNPPKKLGHRRAHSEILSLPDDDDDLGGIAIDETTEEDLLEMYLNMDKFNSEETTADDHHQPSSSSSRGPMHHRHHQHSQSMDGSTTIKMEMLMSGIEEESSSSAGQDAKKVTSAAKLAELALIDPKRAKRIWANRQSAARSKERKTRYITELERKVQTLQTEATTLSAQLTLLQRDTNGLNVENSELKLRLQTMEQQVHLQDALNEALKEEIQHLKVVTGQTVVPNFQSSSSSSFGGGQQFHAMHTLLAAQQFQQLQIHSQKQQQQFQQFQQMQKQQQEHDVRMRTSNNTAAAAASPSRSN; encoded by the exons ATGGAAAATGATACATTCCTTAATCATGGTGGACTGCCTCCTTCGGGTGTAAGACAttctgtttcttcttctacttctaCTTCTATTGGAAATGTGAAACCAGAGCCGTCGGGATTTCCTCCTGGAGCTTGTTCAGATTCATCATCAtcaggttttggttttggtCGATTCATTCATGATGATATCAGTAGAATGTCTGATAATCCACCAAAGAAGTTAGGTCATAGACGTGCGCATTCGGAGATTCTTTCTCTacctgatgatgatgatgatctagGGGGGATTGCAATTGATGAAACTACTGAGGAGGATTTGTTAGAGATGTATCTTAACATGGATAAGTTCAATTCAGAAGAAACTACTGCTGACGACCACCACCAaccctcttcttcttcttcaagagGGCCTATgcatcatcgtcatcatcaacACAGTCAATCAATGGATGGATCAACGACGATAAAGATGGAAATGCTCATGTCAGGAATAGAGGAAGAGTCGTCTTCTTCTGCAGGCCAAGATGCTAAGAAAGTTACATCTGCTGCTAAGCTTGCTGAACTTGCTCTTATTGATCCAAAACGTGCTAAaag AATCTGGGCAAATAGGCAGTCGGCTGCGAGGTCGAAGGAAAGGAAGACGAGGTATATAACAGAGCTTGAACGTAAGGTTCAAACACTACAAACTGAAGCAACAACATTATCAGCTCAATTAACTCTGTTGCAG CGAGATACAAATGGTCTGAATGTAGAAAACTCGGAATTAAAACTGCGTTTGCAAACAATGGAACAGCAGGTTCACTTGCAAGATG CACTAAATGAGGCATTGAAAGAGGAGATTCAACATCTGAAAGTTGTAACCGGGCAGACTGTTGTTCCAAACtttcaatcttcttcttcttcttcgtttgGAGGCGGGCAGCAGTTTCATGCTATGCACACTCTGTTAGCCGCACAGCAATTTCAACAGCTTCAGATTCATTCACAGAAGCAACAACAACAGTTTCAGCAGTTTCAACAAATGCAGAAACAGCAACAGGAACATGATGTGAGAATGAGGACATCAAACAAcactgctgctgctgctgcttctcCTTCACGGTCCAATtga
- the LOC124921392 gene encoding B-box zinc finger protein 25-like — protein sequence MRMRIKCDVCEKGAASVVCCADQAALCSKCDSQVHAANKLANNHERLDFQLSNTPTLCDICREKPAFIFCVEDRALFCQECDHLIHSSSKLAATHQRFLAAGVQPTASPCNNNNLDPNHNHPPKPTAQTFQSPPPCPDLLDFEELEWLTEMSLFVGGSGGDSSAPQEPTAMVSPHPSSYNKPATKSNNKKSKMDISTNVDHDEYSKVPDLG from the exons ATGAGGATGAGAATCAAGTGCGATGTGTGCGAAAAGGGTGCGGCGAGCGTGGTATGCTGCGCGGACCAGGCGGCTTTATGCTCAAAATGTGACAGCCAAGTGCACGCAGCTAATAAGCTTGCAAACAACCACGAGAGGCTTGACTTTCAACTCTCCAACACCCCAACTCTTTGTGATATATGCAGA GAGAAGCCCGCTTTCATTTTCTGTGTCGAGGATAGAGCTCTCTTCTGCCAGGAATGCGACCACCTCATTCATTCCTCTAGTAAGCTAGCCGCCACCCACCAACGCTTCCTCGCCGCCGGGGTCCAACCCACCGCCTCCCCTTGCAACAACAACAATCTCGACCCTAATCACAACCATCCCCCCAAACCCACTGCTCAGACTTTCCAATCACCACCGCCCTGTCCGGACCTACTTGACTTCGAAGAACTCGAATGGCTAACCGAGATGAGTTTATTCGTCGGAGGCAGCGGCGGCGACAGCTCCGCCCCTCAGGAACCTACTGCTATGGTTTCTCCTCACCCTTCTTCATATAACAAACCGGCAACCAAATCCAATAACAAGAAGTCAAAAATGGACATCTCTACTAATGTCGACCATGATGAATATTCCAAGGTTCCTGATCTGGGCTGA
- the LOC124921391 gene encoding protein YIF1A-like isoform X1: protein MIKPGMYDNLGAQPGVSRPPNNQQPHIPDAFGTAFYGAGSGLIRSGLGAYGEKFLGSSSEYVQSNISRYFSDPQYYFQVNDHYVRNKLKVVLFPFLHRGHWTRISEPVGGRLSYKPPIHDINAPDLYIPFMVFGTYIVLAGFSLGLYGKFTPEVLNWLFIKGLVGWGLQFLLLKMSLISLGSGEAPFLDIVAYAGYMFAGVCLAILGRIVWSYSYYFLMPWTCICMGVFLVKTMKRVSEVRSHDSSKQHYLLLFIALAQFPLFLWLGNVGVHWLF from the exons ATGATCAAGCCAG GGATGTATGATAATCTAGGGGCTCAGCCTGGGGTTTCCAGACCACCAAATAATCAGCAGCCTCATATTCCTGATGCATTTGGAACTGCTTTCTACGGTGCTGGTTCTGGTCTTATAAGAAGTGGTTTAGGCGCATATGGAGAGAAATTCTTGGGATCAAGCTCAGAGTATGTGCAAAGCAAT ATTAGTAGGTATTTCTCTGATCCACAATACTATTTCCAAGTGAACGATCACTATGTGAGGAACAAATTGAAGGTTGTTCTGTTTCCATTTCTACACAGG GGCCATTGGACCAGGATATCAGAGCCAGTGGGTGGTAGGTTGTCCTATAAACCACCAATACATGACATAAATGCACCAGACTTGTACATTCCATTCATGGTTTTTGGCACCTATATTGTGCTTGCTGGTTTCTCCTTAGGCCTGTATGGCAA GTTTACCCCAGAAGTTCTAAATTGGTTATTCATAAAGGGTCTGGTGGGTTGGGGTTTACAGTTCCTTCTGCTGAAAATGTCGCTGATATCACTTGGAAGTGGGGAGGCGCCATTTCTGGACATAGTTGCTTATGCAGGTTATATGTTTGCTGGGGTATGTTTGGCTATACTGGGAAGGATTGTATGGAGTTACTCTTACTACTTTTTGATGCCTTGGACATGCATATGTATGGGTGTATTCTTGGTGAAGACAATGAAGAGAGTTTCTGAGGTTAGGAGTCATGACTCTAGCAAACAACATTACCTTCTTCTTTTCATCGCTTTGGCTCAGTTCCCACTTTTCCTATGGCTCGGTAATGTTGGCGTCCATTGGCTTTTCTAG
- the LOC124921391 gene encoding protein YIF1B-A-like isoform X2 — translation MYDNLGAQPGVSRPPNNQQPHIPDAFGTAFYGAGSGLIRSGLGAYGEKFLGSSSEYVQSNISRYFSDPQYYFQVNDHYVRNKLKVVLFPFLHRGHWTRISEPVGGRLSYKPPIHDINAPDLYIPFMVFGTYIVLAGFSLGLYGKFTPEVLNWLFIKGLVGWGLQFLLLKMSLISLGSGEAPFLDIVAYAGYMFAGVCLAILGRIVWSYSYYFLMPWTCICMGVFLVKTMKRVSEVRSHDSSKQHYLLLFIALAQFPLFLWLGNVGVHWLF, via the exons ATGTATGATAATCTAGGGGCTCAGCCTGGGGTTTCCAGACCACCAAATAATCAGCAGCCTCATATTCCTGATGCATTTGGAACTGCTTTCTACGGTGCTGGTTCTGGTCTTATAAGAAGTGGTTTAGGCGCATATGGAGAGAAATTCTTGGGATCAAGCTCAGAGTATGTGCAAAGCAAT ATTAGTAGGTATTTCTCTGATCCACAATACTATTTCCAAGTGAACGATCACTATGTGAGGAACAAATTGAAGGTTGTTCTGTTTCCATTTCTACACAGG GGCCATTGGACCAGGATATCAGAGCCAGTGGGTGGTAGGTTGTCCTATAAACCACCAATACATGACATAAATGCACCAGACTTGTACATTCCATTCATGGTTTTTGGCACCTATATTGTGCTTGCTGGTTTCTCCTTAGGCCTGTATGGCAA GTTTACCCCAGAAGTTCTAAATTGGTTATTCATAAAGGGTCTGGTGGGTTGGGGTTTACAGTTCCTTCTGCTGAAAATGTCGCTGATATCACTTGGAAGTGGGGAGGCGCCATTTCTGGACATAGTTGCTTATGCAGGTTATATGTTTGCTGGGGTATGTTTGGCTATACTGGGAAGGATTGTATGGAGTTACTCTTACTACTTTTTGATGCCTTGGACATGCATATGTATGGGTGTATTCTTGGTGAAGACAATGAAGAGAGTTTCTGAGGTTAGGAGTCATGACTCTAGCAAACAACATTACCTTCTTCTTTTCATCGCTTTGGCTCAGTTCCCACTTTTCCTATGGCTCGGTAATGTTGGCGTCCATTGGCTTTTCTAG
- the LOC124920771 gene encoding probable fructokinase-4, with product MAAIGASSSDGLIVCFGEMLIDFVPTVSGVSLAEAPGFLKAPGGAPANVAIAVARLGGKAAFVGKLGDDEFGQMLAGILKENGVNGDGILFDKGARTALAFVTLRDDGEREFMFYRNPSADMLLTAEELNLDLIRSAKVFHYGSISLIVEPCRSAHMKAMEVAKDAGALLSYDPNLRLPLWPSPAEAREQIMSIWEKAEVIKVSDVELEFLTGSDKIDDESALSLWHDNLKLLLVTLGEKGCRYYTKGFRGSVDGFNVNAVDTTGAGDSFVGALLCKLVDDPSVLEEEGKLVKVLKFANACGAITTTKKGAIPALPTESDVLSLIEG from the exons ATGGCGGCCATTGGAGCTTCATCTAGTGATGGTTTGATCGTCTGCTTCGGCGAGATGCTAATTGACTTTGTTCCGACTGTCTCCGGCGTCTCCCTGGCAGAAGCGCCTGGATTCTTGAAAGCCCCCGGCGGTGCTCCGGCGAACGTAGCAATCGCGGTGGCTAGACTCGGCGGAAAGGCGGCGTTCGTCGGAAAACTCGGAGATGACGAGTTCGGACAAATGCTGGCTGGGATCTTGAAAGAAAACGGTGTCAACGGCGACGGAATCTTATTCGATAAGGGCGCTAGAACTGCGTTAGCATTCGTTACTCTCCGCGACGACGGAGAACGAGAGTTCATGTTTTACCGGAACCCTAGTGCCGATATGCTTCTCACGGCTGAAGAACTCAACCTCGATCTTATTAGATCT GCTAAAGTGTTTCATTATGGATCAATAAGTTTGATCGTGGAGCCATGCAGATCGGCTCATATGAAGGCGATGGAGGTGGCGAAAGACGCCGGAGCTTTGCTGTCGTACGATCCGAATCTGAGACTGCCTTTGTGGCCGTCGCCGGCGGAGGCGCGTGAGCAGATTATGAGTATTTGGGAGAAGGCGGAGGTTATCAAAGTTAGTGACGTGGAGCTTGAATTCTTAACTGGGAGTGATAAAATTGATGATGAGTCAGCATTGTCTTTGTGGCATGATAATTTGAAACTCCTACTTGTCACTCTTGGCGAGAAAGGGTGTAGATATTACACTAAG GGTTTTCGAGGGAGTGTGGATGGTTTTAATGTGAATGCTGTGGATACAACTGGAGCTGGAGATTCATTTGTGGGTGCTCTGTTATGCAAGCTTGTTGATGACCCGTCTGTTCTTGAG GAGGAGGGTAAATTGGTAAAAGTGTTGAAATTTGCTAATGCATGTGGGGCGATAACAACGACTAAGAAAGGGGCAATTCCGGCTCTGCCTACTGAATCCGATGTTCTTAGTCTTATCGAAGGCTAG
- the LOC124920908 gene encoding protein FAR1-RELATED SEQUENCE 6 isoform X2: MDFEVDVNTDDKLNEEGLKIPSREIVPMDEPYVGQEFESEAAAHAFYNAFATRIGFVIRVSKLSRSRRDGSPIGRVLVCNKEGFRMSDKRENIVRQRAETRVGCRAMVLVRKVSSEKWVITKFVNEHTHPFTPGKSRRELIYNQYPNEHIYNQYPNEHDKIRELSQQLAIEKKRSATLKRNLEMVFQYIEEHNLSFSKRIQDVADSIRELESREKETPL, from the exons A TGGATTTTGAGGTAGATGTGAATACTGATGATAAGTTGAATGAAGAAGGTCTTAAAATTCCTAGTAGGGAAATAGTTCCAATGGATGAACCATATGTTGGGCAGGAGTTTGAATCAGAAGCAGCAGCTCATGCATTTTATAATGCTTTTGCAACGAGAATAGGTTTTGTTATTCGTGTAAGCAAGTTATCTCGATCAAGACGCGATGGTTCTCCAATTGGTAGAGTACTTGTTTGTAATAAAGAGGGCTTTCGAATGTCAGATAAGCGTGAGAACATCGTAAGACAAAGGGCTGAAACGAGGGTCGGTTGCAGAGCAATGGTATTAGTTAGGAAAGTTAGTTCTGAGAAATGGGTAATCACAAAATTTGTAAATGAACATACTCATCCTTTCACTCCTGGCAAATCCCGACGAGAATTAATCTACAATCAATACCCG AATGAACACATCTACAATCAATACCCG AATGAACACGACAAAATTAGGGAGCTATCCCAACAGCTGGCCATAGAAAAGAAGCGATCAGCAACATTAAAAAGAAATCTGGAGATGGTATTCCAGTATATTGAAGAGCATAACCTTAGCTTTTCCAAAAGAATACAAGATGTGGCTGATAGTATTCGCGAGCTGGAGTCTCGAGAAAAAGAGACGCCACTATag
- the LOC124920908 gene encoding protein FAR1-RELATED SEQUENCE 6 isoform X3, translated as MDFEVDVNTDDKLNEEGLKIPSREIVPMDEPYVGQEFESEAAAHAFYNAFATRIGFVIRVSKLSRSRRDGSPIGRVLVCNKEGFRMSDKRENIVRQRAETRVGCRAMVLVRKVSSEKWVITKFVNEHTHPFTPGKSRRELIYNQYPNEHDKIRELSQQLAIEKKRSATLKRNLEMVFQYIEEHNLSFSKRIQDVADSIRELESREKETPL; from the exons A TGGATTTTGAGGTAGATGTGAATACTGATGATAAGTTGAATGAAGAAGGTCTTAAAATTCCTAGTAGGGAAATAGTTCCAATGGATGAACCATATGTTGGGCAGGAGTTTGAATCAGAAGCAGCAGCTCATGCATTTTATAATGCTTTTGCAACGAGAATAGGTTTTGTTATTCGTGTAAGCAAGTTATCTCGATCAAGACGCGATGGTTCTCCAATTGGTAGAGTACTTGTTTGTAATAAAGAGGGCTTTCGAATGTCAGATAAGCGTGAGAACATCGTAAGACAAAGGGCTGAAACGAGGGTCGGTTGCAGAGCAATGGTATTAGTTAGGAAAGTTAGTTCTGAGAAATGGGTAATCACAAAATTTGTAAATGAACATACTCATCCTTTCACTCCTGGCAAATCCCGACGAGAATTAATCTACAATCAATACCCG AATGAACACGACAAAATTAGGGAGCTATCCCAACAGCTGGCCATAGAAAAGAAGCGATCAGCAACATTAAAAAGAAATCTGGAGATGGTATTCCAGTATATTGAAGAGCATAACCTTAGCTTTTCCAAAAGAATACAAGATGTGGCTGATAGTATTCGCGAGCTGGAGTCTCGAGAAAAAGAGACGCCACTATag
- the LOC124920908 gene encoding protein FAR1-RELATED SEQUENCE 5 isoform X1: MDEPYVGQEFESEAAAHAFYNAFATRIGFVIRVSKLSRSRRDGSPIGRVLVCNKEGFRMSDKRENIVRQRAETRVGCRAMVLVRKVSSEKWVITKFVNEHTHPFTPGKSRRELIYNQYPNEHIYNQYPNEHDKIRELSQQLAIEKKRSATLKRNLEMVFQYIEEHNLSFSKRIQDVADSIRELESREKETPL, from the exons ATGGATGAACCATATGTTGGGCAGGAGTTTGAATCAGAAGCAGCAGCTCATGCATTTTATAATGCTTTTGCAACGAGAATAGGTTTTGTTATTCGTGTAAGCAAGTTATCTCGATCAAGACGCGATGGTTCTCCAATTGGTAGAGTACTTGTTTGTAATAAAGAGGGCTTTCGAATGTCAGATAAGCGTGAGAACATCGTAAGACAAAGGGCTGAAACGAGGGTCGGTTGCAGAGCAATGGTATTAGTTAGGAAAGTTAGTTCTGAGAAATGGGTAATCACAAAATTTGTAAATGAACATACTCATCCTTTCACTCCTGGCAAATCCCGACGAGAATTAATCTACAATCAATACCCG AATGAACACATCTACAATCAATACCCG AATGAACACGACAAAATTAGGGAGCTATCCCAACAGCTGGCCATAGAAAAGAAGCGATCAGCAACATTAAAAAGAAATCTGGAGATGGTATTCCAGTATATTGAAGAGCATAACCTTAGCTTTTCCAAAAGAATACAAGATGTGGCTGATAGTATTCGCGAGCTGGAGTCTCGAGAAAAAGAGACGCCACTATag
- the LOC124920909 gene encoding calmodulin-like protein 3 has product MASSSLFFRILSLYNLLHAILLSLVPKKLRSFFPTSWFHNQQQQQHKSLQQPKNSDRLDSDHLRRVFQMFDHNHDGMITKDELRDSLENIGIFLTTIDFNRMFAEIDSDGDECIDISEFTNLYCSIVVERNEEEDDGKDELVQEAFDVFDQNGDGFITVDELWSVMDSLGMKQCRQAEDCRRMIGKVDVDGDGRVNFLEFKRMLKGGGFTALN; this is encoded by the coding sequence ATGGCGTCTTCTTCCTTATTCTTCCGAATCTTATCTCTTTACAATCTGCTCCATGCAATCTTACTCTCTCTAGTCCCCAAGAAGCTCAGGTCCTTCTTCCCCACCTCTTGGTTCCACAACCAACAACAGCAGCAACATAAATCATTGCAGCAACCGAAGAATTCAGATAGGTTGGATTCCGATCATCTCCGCCGCGTATTCCAGATGTTTGACCACAACCATGACGGCATGATCACCAAGGATGAACTTCGAGACTCGTTGGAGAACATTGGGATTTTCCTCACCACTATAGATTTCAACCGTATGTTCGCGGAAATTGATTCAGACGGCGACGAATGCATTGATATTTCCGAGTTCACGAATCTGTACTGTTCGATTGTGGTTGAGAGAAATGAAGAagaggatgatggaaaagacgAACTTGTTCAAGAGGCATTCGATGTATTCGATCAGAATGGCGACGGTTTCATCACAGTCGATGAATTGTGGTCGGTTATGGATTCTCTAGGGATGAAACAGTGTCGTCAAGCTGAAGATTGTCGGAGGATGATCGGAAAGGTTGACGTAGATGGAGATGGTAGGGTTAATTTTCTCGAGTTCAAACGGATGCTCAAGGGTGGTGGATTTACTGctttaaattga
- the LOC124925964 gene encoding cysteine-rich repeat secretory protein 55-like: MAFPIDHGHLLVIIVLSCLFMLSLPIPTQSTDPSATYCNTNTNFTSQSKISANINDLLPKLVQGTIQNGFIATSYSKFGSSQLVYGLSQCRGDVSNTDCSTCIQEAAKQIRITCPNQADARIWYEYCFLRYDTRDFIGEVDTGYGVIYYNVQNVSDPDGSFNKQLGGLFDKIESRAVKVENKGLGKEKVKLSPFLTLYGLVQCTRDLSALNCGQCLAIAVANFATICGNKQGCRVIYSSCYVRYELYPFYFPLDNSQLHASKEEKNYNYVVFRSS; encoded by the exons ATGGCTTTCCCAATTGATCATGGTCATCTTCTTGTCATTATTGTTCTTTCATGTTTGTTCATGTTAAGTCTCCCAATCCCAACACAATCAACAGATCCTTCAGCAACATATTGTAACACAAACACCAACTTTACCAGCCAAAGCAAAATCTCAGCCAACATTAATGATCTATTGCCTAAACTAGTCCAAGGGACAATCCAAAATGGGTTCATAGCCACTTCTTACAGTAAATTTGGCAGTTCTCAGTTAGTCTATGGACTTTCTCAATGCAGAGGAGACGTTAGTAACACAGATTGCTCCACTTGCATTCAAGAAGCTGCCAAACAGATCAGAATAACCTGTCCTAATCAGGCCGATGCCAGGATTTGGTACGAGTACTGCTTCCTAAG ATATGACACGAGAGATTTCATTGGAGAAGTGGATACAGGGTATGGGGTAATCTACTATAATGTGCAGAATGTGAGTGACCCAGATGGGAGTTTTAACAAACAGTTGGGTGGTTTGTTTGATAAGATAGAATCGAGGGCGGTTAAGGTTGAAAACAAGGGTCTTGGGAAAGAGAAAGTGAAGTTGTCGCCATTTTTGACACTTTATGGATTGGTGCAGTGTACAAGAGATCTTTCGGCTTTAAACTGTGGTCAGTGTTTGGCTATTGCTGTTGCTAATTTCGCTACTATTTGTGGTAATAAGCAGGGGTGTAGGGTTATTTATAGTAGTTGTTATGTGAGATATGAACTATATCCTTTTTATTTCCCTCTTGATAATTCTCAACTTCATGCTTCTAAAGAAGAgaagaattataattatgttgttTTTAGATCTTCTTAA